The following coding sequences lie in one Falco naumanni isolate bFalNau1 chromosome 18, bFalNau1.pat, whole genome shotgun sequence genomic window:
- the WNK3 gene encoding serine/threonine-protein kinase WNK3 isoform X2 — MKNGDHQTIVETPSFGGFSSFGGGGTGGKEEVEEEAEMKAVATSPGGRFLKFDIELGRGAFKTVFKGFDTDTWVEVAWCELQDRKLTKVEQQRFKEEAEMLKGLQHPNIVRFYDSWESTVKGKKCIVLVTELMTSGTLKTYLKRFKVMKPKVLRSWCRQILKGLHFLHTRTPPIIHRDLKCDNIFITGPTGSVKIGDLGLATLMRTSFAKSVIGTPEFMAPEMYEERYDESVDVYAFGMCMLEMGTSEYPYSECQNAAQIYRKVTSGIKPASFDKVTDPEVKEIIEGCIRQNKAERLSIRDLLNHAFFAEDTGLRVELAEDDGGLDSSLALRLWVEDPKKLKGKHKDNEAIEFSFNLEADVPEEVAYEMVKSGFFHESDSKAVAKSIRDRLMLVRKTREKKQAEGRGLPENEDTEVDQHVRQQLLRQQPPTAADGLLENGPISDATSTRGLTGAPEPAPQLLGCYQQGPPGPPQDGASPSCGHPNPLQVPHLDPQVTYGVEGTSTDVTGGATTAVLEPSGVDGEPGVGAMQMSSGVSSVVVARLQPAPGAPGPGMAPAVPSVQPAPGMPPAPAMPPPTGMPPAPGMPPPAGMPPPTGMPPAPGMPPPTGMPPAPGMPPPAGMPPPTGMPPAPGMPPPAGMPPPTGMPPAPGMPPPAGMLPGPGMPPPPGMPAALAMPPPTGMPPPTGMPPPTGMAPQSVPIVQLQPAPGMPPAQGMPPLPVPTMQPQLVPGMPPAPGMPPQQVPTIQSQLAPGMPPPAGMPPQPIPTMQPQPAPGMPPAVGIPSAPEMPPTVGMPPLSGLPPAPGVPPPSGMPPALGMPPTMGTPQAPGMPPTMGTLPAPGMPPTMGTSPAPGMPPPSGMPPALGIPPTMGTPQAPGMPPPSGMPPTMGTPSAQGMPPTMGTSPAPGMPPPSGMPPTMGTPSAQGMPPTMGTSPAPGMPPPSGMPPTMGTPSAQGMPPTMGTSPAPGMPPPSGMPPTMGTPSAQGMPPTMGTSPAPGMPPLSGMPPAPGMPLLPTLPAGPPLEDASLHPDPPTSATNPPDAVPFLRVPEATTVPEPPGAKPDRIRQRRASCPRPERIPRFQLTVLQVSSPGDNTVECQLETHDSKMVTFKFDADGDAPEDIACYMVEDNFVLEGEREKFVEELKAIVAQARGLLGAPPMDPQAGPPEQAGGGEGAPQSSPVGRWRFCINQTIRNREATGPGGPPPNRRALGTSSGGEVDVIPDVGDPQEPGIVVTRPQEPGGPQGPGVVITGALEQDEPGGPEMIVPKPCELDTPNGQETTVPNPPELGVSQGQEKTIPKPCDLGVPQGLEMIVTRPQELDEPMGPEMVVPKSQDPDVSQGPGTTVTSTWKQDGPGQPDTTVPKPEEPEDYQGPDTVIPGHQDLGLPEGEGMTVTRAWEKDGPGELETIVPKPQELDVPQGPEMAIAGAWEQDALTGPEVIVPKPQDSGVPQGLETIVPKPQDLDILQGLKTIVPQTPRLWCPQRPENPKTLMSLKPQDFGAPKDQRTPRKTLMSLKPQDFGTPKDQRTPRLWCPSNPKTSVPPKTRGPQDVDVPQTPRLWCPQRPEDPKTLVSPMTLASLKHQR; from the exons ATGAAGAACGGGGACCACCAAACGATCGTGGAGACCCCGAGTTTCGGGGGGTTCTCGAgtttcgggggggggggcacgggagggaaggaggaggtggaggaagaaGCCGAGATGAAGGCGGTGGCCACCTCGCCGGGTGGAAGATTCCTTAAATTCGACATCGAGCTGGGACGCGGAGCCTTCAAGACAGTCTTCAAGGGCTTCGACACGGACACCTGGGTGGAGGTGGCTTGGTGTGAGCTGCAG GACCGCAAGTTGACCAAGGTGGAGCAGCAACGGTTTAAGGAAGAAGCGGAGATGTTGAAGGGGTTGCAGCACCCCAACATCGTCCGCTTCTATGACTCTTGGGAGTCCACAGTCAAGGGCAAGAAGTGCATCGTCCTCGTCACTGAACTGATGACCTCCGGCACCCTCAAGAC GTATCTCAAGAGGTTCAAGGTGATGAAGCCCAAGGTGTTACGGAGCTGGTGCCGGCAGATCTTGAAGGGTCTCCACTTTCTCCACACCCGTACACCACCCATCATCCACCGGGACCTCAAGTGCGACAACATCTTCATCACCGGCCCCACGGGTTCCGTCAAAATCGGCGATTTGGGTCTGGCCACCCTCATGAGGACCTCTTTCGCCAAAAGTGTCATTG GTACGCCTGAATTCATGGCCCCAGAGATGTACGAGGAACGCTACGATGAGTCGGTGGATGTCTACGCCTTCGGGATGTGCATGTTGGAGATGGGCACCTCTGAGTATCCCTACTCCGAGTGCCAAAACGCTGCCCAGATCTACCGCAAAGTCACCAGC GGCATCAAGCCGGCCAGCTTTGACAAGGTGACGGACCCAGAGGTGAAGGAGATCATCGAAGGTTGCATCCGGCAGAACAAGGCGGAGAG GCTTTCCATCCGGGACCTACTGAACCATGCTTTCTTCGCGGAGGACACGGGGTTACGCgtggagctggcagaggacgACGGGGGTCTCGACTCCTCCTTGGCACTCCGACTTTGGGTGGAGGACCCCAAGAAGTTGAAGGGGAAGCACAAGGACAACGAGGCCATCGAGTTCAGCTTCAACTTGGAGGCCGATGTCCCCGAAGAGGTGGCCTACGAGATG GTGAAATCCGGCTTCTTCCATGAAAGTGACTCCAAAGCCGTTGCCAAGTCCATCCGGGACCGGTTGATGTTGGTGAGGAAGACGCGGGAGAAGAAGCAAGCAGAAGGTCGGGGACTCCCTGAAAATGAGGACACTGAGGTGGATCAACACGTCCGGCAGCAGCTGCTCCGGCAACAGCCCCCCACTGCTG CCGATGGGCTCTTGGAGAACGGTCCCATCTCAGATGCCACCAGCACCCGTGGTCTCACCGGGGCACCTGAGCCTGCACCACAGCTCCTTGGGTGCTACCAACAAGGGCCACCAGGACCCCCTCAAGATGGGGCATCCCCCTCTTGTGGCCATCCCAACCCCTTGCAGGTGCCA CACCTTGACCCACAGGTCACCTACGGGGTGGAGGGGACATCAACAGATGTCACCGGAGGTGccaccacagcagtgctggagccATCTGGTGTTGATGGGGAGCCAGGGGTCGGTGCAATGCAGATGTCATCAGGGGTGTCATCGGTGGTGGTGGCACGGCTGCAGCCGGCTCCTGGGGCACCGGGTCCGGGGATGGCACCGGCGGTGCCCAGtgtgcagccagctccagggaTGCCACCGGCTCCAGCGATGCCACCGCCAACTGGAATGCCACCAGCTCCAGGGATGCCACCACCAGCTGGCATGCCACCGCCAACTGGAATGCCACCAGCTCCAGGGATGCCACCGCCAACTGGAATGCCACCAGCTCCAGGGATGCCACCACCAGCTGGCATGCCACCGCCAACTGGAATGCCACCAGCTCCAGGGATGCCACCACCAGCTGGCATGCCACCGCCAACCGGAATGCCACCAGCTCCAGGGATGCCACCACCAGCTGGCATGCTACCAGGTCCAGGGATGCCACCACCACCCGGAATGCCAGCCGCTCTGGCAATGCCACCACCAACCGGGATGCCACCACCAACCGGGATGCCACCACCAACTGGGATGGCACCACAGTCGGTCCCCattgtgcagctgcagccagctccgGGGATGCCACCAGCCCAAGGGATGCCACCACTTCCAGTCCCCACCatgcagccacagctggtgCCAGGGATGCCACCAGCTCCAGGGATGCCACCACAGCAGGTGCCCACCATCCAGTCGCAGCTGGCTCCAGGGATGCCACCACCAGCTGGGATGCCACCACAGCCGATCCCCACCATGCAGCCACAGCCGGCCCCAGGGATGCCACCAGCTGTGGGGATACCATCAGCTCCAGAGATGCCACCAACCGTGGGGATGCCACCCCTATCTGGGttgccaccagccccaggggtGCCACCTCCATCTGGGATGCCACCAGCCCTAGGGATGCCACCAACCATGGGGACACCACAAGCCCCAGGGATGCCACCAACCATGGGGACGTTGCCAGCCCCAGGGATGCCACCAACCATGGGGACATCGCCAGCCCCAGGGATGCCACCTCCATCTGGGATGCCACCAGCCCTAGGGATACCACCAACCATGGGGACACCACAAGCCCCAGGGATGCCACCTCCATCTGGGATGCCACCAACCATGGGGACACCATCAGCCCAAGGGATGCCACCAACCATGGGGACATCGCCAGCCCCAGGGATGCCACCTCCATCTGGGATGCCACCAACCATGGGGACACCATCAGCCCAAGGGATGCCACCAACCATGGGGACATCGCCAGCCCCAGGGATGCCACCTCCATCTGGGATGCCACCAACCATGGGGACACCATCAGCCCAAGGGATGCCACCAACCATGGGGACATCGCCAGCCCCAGGGATGCCACCTCCATCTGGGATGCCACCAACCATGGGGACACCATCAGCCCAAGGGATGCCACCAACCATGGGGACATCGCCAGCCCCAGGGATGCCACCTCTGTCTGGGatgccaccagccccagggatgCCACTGCTTCCCACCCTGCCAGCAGGTCCCCCACTGGAAGACGCATCCCTGCACCCCGATCCCCCAACATCTGCCACCAACCCTCCAGATGCGGTGCCCTTCCTCCGTGTCCCCGAGGCCACCACTGTCCCCGAGCCCCCTGGTGCCAAACCTGACCGCATCCGGCAACGCCGAGCCTCCTGCCCACGTCCGGAGAGGATTCCTCGCTTCCAGCTCACCGTCCTCCAG GTCTCCTCCCCTGGGGACAACACGGTGGAGTGTCAGCTGGAGACCCACGACAGCAAGATGGTGACCTTCAAGTTCGATGCCGATGGAGACGCCCCGGAGGACATCGCTTGCTACATG GTTGAGGACAACTTCGTGCTGGAGGGTGAGCGGGAGAAGTTCGTGGAGGAGCTGAAGGCCATCGTGGCACAGGCGCGAGGGCTCCTCGGTGCCCCCCCCATGGACCCCCAG GCGGGACCTCCTGAGCAGGCGGGTGGTG GAGAAGGTGCCCCCCAATCGTCCCCCGTCGGTCGTTGGAGGTTTTGCATCAACCAGACCATCAGGAACCGGGAAGCCACTG GCCCTGGAGGACCTCCACCCAACCGACGAGCCTTGGGGACATCCAGTGGCGGCGAGGTGGATGTGATCCCAGATGTTGGTGACCCTCAAGAACCAGGGATTGTTGTCACCAGGCCCCAGGAGCCAGGTGGCCCTCAAGGACCAGGGGTGGTCATCACTGGAGCATTGGAGCAGGATGAACCTGGGGGACCAGAGATGATTGTCCCCAAACCCTGTGAGCTGGACACACCCAATGGACAAGAGACAACCGTCCCAAACCCCCCTGAGCTTGGTGTCTCTCAAGGACAGGAGAAGACCATCCCCAAGCCCTGTGACCTAGGTGTCCCTCAAGGACTGGAGATGATCGTCACCAGACCCCAAGAGCTGGATGAACCCATGGGACCAGAGATGGTTGTCCCCAAATCCCAAGACCCTGATGTCTCCCAAGGACCAGGGACAACTGTCACCAGCACTTGGAAACAGGATGGACCTGGGCAACCAGACACAACTGTCCCCAAACCTGAAGAGCCTGAGGACTACCAAGGACCAGACACCGTCATCCCTGGACACCAAGACCTGGGTCTCCCTGAAGGAGAGGGGATGACTGTCACCAGAGCTTGGGAGAAGGATGGACCTGGGGAACTGGAGACAATTGTCCCCAAACCCCAAGAGCTCGATGTCCCTCAAGGACCAGAGATGGCCATTGCCGGAGCCTGGGAGCAGGATGCACTCACAGGACCAGAGGTGATTGTCCCCAAACCCCAGGACAGCGGTGTCCCCCAAGGATTGGAGACCATTGTCCCCAAACCCCAAGACCTGGACATTCTCCAAGGACTAAAGACCATTGTCCCCCAAACCCCAAGACTTTGGTGCCCCCAAAGACCAGAAAACCCCAAGACCTTGATGTCCCTCAAACCCCAAGACTTCGGTGCCCCCAAAGACCAGAGGACCCCAAGAAAGACCTTGATGTCCCTCAAACCCCAAGACTTTGGTACCCCCAAAGACCAGAGGACCCCAAGACTTTGGTGTCCCTCAAACCCCAAGACTTCGGTGCCCCCAAAGACCAGAGGACCCCAAGACGTTGATGTCCCTCAAACCCCAAGACTCTGGTGCCCCCAAAGACCAGAGGACCCCAAGACCTTGGTGTCCCCCATGACCTTGGCATCCCTCAAACACCAACGATga
- the WNK3 gene encoding serine/threonine-protein kinase WNK3 isoform X6, with protein MKNGDHQTIVETPSFGGFSSFGGGGTGGKEEVEEEAEMKAVATSPGGRFLKFDIELGRGAFKTVFKGFDTDTWVEVAWCELQDRKLTKVEQQRFKEEAEMLKGLQHPNIVRFYDSWESTVKGKKCIVLVTELMTSGTLKTYLKRFKVMKPKVLRSWCRQILKGLHFLHTRTPPIIHRDLKCDNIFITGPTGSVKIGDLGLATLMRTSFAKSVIGTPEFMAPEMYEERYDESVDVYAFGMCMLEMGTSEYPYSECQNAAQIYRKVTSGIKPASFDKVTDPEVKEIIEGCIRQNKAERLSIRDLLNHAFFAEDTGLRVELAEDDGGLDSSLALRLWVEDPKKLKGKHKDNEAIEFSFNLEADVPEEVAYEMVKSGFFHESDSKAVAKSIRDRLMLVRKTREKKQAEGRGLPENEDTEVDQHVRQQLLRQQPPTAAADGLLENGPISDATSTRGLTGAPEPAPQLLGCYQQGPPGPPQDGASPSCGHPNPLQVPHLDPQVTYGVEGTSTDVTGGATTAVLEPSGVDGEPGVGAMQMSSGVSSVVVARLQPAPGAPGPGMAPAVPSVQPAPGMPPAPAMPPPTGMPPAPGMPPPAGMPPPTGMPPAPGMPPPTGMPPAPGMPPPAGMPPPTGMPPAPGMPPPAGMPPPTGMPPAPGMPPPAGMLPGPGMPPPPGMPAALAMPPPTGMPPPTGMPPPTGMAPQSVPIVQLQPAPGMPPAQGMPPLPVPTMQPQLVPGMPPAPGMPPQQVPTIQSQLAPGMPPPAGMPPQPIPTMQPQPAPGMPPAVGIPSAPEMPPTVGMPPLSGLPPAPGVPPPSGMPPALGMPPTMGTPQAPGMPPTMGTLPAPGMPPTMGTSPAPGMPPPSGMPPALGIPPTMGTPQAPGMPPPSGMPPTMGTPSAQGMPPTMGTSPAPGMPPPSGMPPTMGTPSAQGMPPTMGTSPAPGMPPPSGMPPTMGTPSAQGMPPTMGTSPAPGMPPPSGMPPTMGTPSAQGMPPTMGTSPAPGMPPLSGMPPAPGMPLLPTLPAGPPLEDASLHPDPPTSATNPPDAVPFLRVPEATTVPEPPGAKPDRIRQRRASCPRPERIPRFQLTVLQVSSPGDNTVECQLETHDSKMVTFKFDADGDAPEDIACYMVEDNFVLEGEREKFVEELKAIVAQARGLLGAPPMDPQAGPPEQAGGGEGAPQSSPVGRWRFCINQTIRNREATGPGGPPPNRRALGTSSGGEVDVIPDVGDPQEPGIVVTRPQEPGGPQGPGVVITGALEQDEPGGPEMIVPKPCELDTPNGQETTVPNPPELGVSQGQEKTIPKPCDLGVPQGLEMIVTRPQELDEPMGPEMVVPKSQDPDVSQGPGTTVTSTWKQDGPGQPDTTVPKPEEPEDYQGPDTVIPGHQDLGLPEGEGMTVTRAWEKDGPGELETIVPKPQELDVPQGPEMAIAGAWEQDALTGPEDPPAERTPGRPTAGGSYFALGFNCPRLKNPVSKKTWGRKIKSWARRLRQPPPRCGGTPPARGGRGTGGSPPAGALPAANEPRIKRPP; from the exons ATGAAGAACGGGGACCACCAAACGATCGTGGAGACCCCGAGTTTCGGGGGGTTCTCGAgtttcgggggggggggcacgggagggaaggaggaggtggaggaagaaGCCGAGATGAAGGCGGTGGCCACCTCGCCGGGTGGAAGATTCCTTAAATTCGACATCGAGCTGGGACGCGGAGCCTTCAAGACAGTCTTCAAGGGCTTCGACACGGACACCTGGGTGGAGGTGGCTTGGTGTGAGCTGCAG GACCGCAAGTTGACCAAGGTGGAGCAGCAACGGTTTAAGGAAGAAGCGGAGATGTTGAAGGGGTTGCAGCACCCCAACATCGTCCGCTTCTATGACTCTTGGGAGTCCACAGTCAAGGGCAAGAAGTGCATCGTCCTCGTCACTGAACTGATGACCTCCGGCACCCTCAAGAC GTATCTCAAGAGGTTCAAGGTGATGAAGCCCAAGGTGTTACGGAGCTGGTGCCGGCAGATCTTGAAGGGTCTCCACTTTCTCCACACCCGTACACCACCCATCATCCACCGGGACCTCAAGTGCGACAACATCTTCATCACCGGCCCCACGGGTTCCGTCAAAATCGGCGATTTGGGTCTGGCCACCCTCATGAGGACCTCTTTCGCCAAAAGTGTCATTG GTACGCCTGAATTCATGGCCCCAGAGATGTACGAGGAACGCTACGATGAGTCGGTGGATGTCTACGCCTTCGGGATGTGCATGTTGGAGATGGGCACCTCTGAGTATCCCTACTCCGAGTGCCAAAACGCTGCCCAGATCTACCGCAAAGTCACCAGC GGCATCAAGCCGGCCAGCTTTGACAAGGTGACGGACCCAGAGGTGAAGGAGATCATCGAAGGTTGCATCCGGCAGAACAAGGCGGAGAG GCTTTCCATCCGGGACCTACTGAACCATGCTTTCTTCGCGGAGGACACGGGGTTACGCgtggagctggcagaggacgACGGGGGTCTCGACTCCTCCTTGGCACTCCGACTTTGGGTGGAGGACCCCAAGAAGTTGAAGGGGAAGCACAAGGACAACGAGGCCATCGAGTTCAGCTTCAACTTGGAGGCCGATGTCCCCGAAGAGGTGGCCTACGAGATG GTGAAATCCGGCTTCTTCCATGAAAGTGACTCCAAAGCCGTTGCCAAGTCCATCCGGGACCGGTTGATGTTGGTGAGGAAGACGCGGGAGAAGAAGCAAGCAGAAGGTCGGGGACTCCCTGAAAATGAGGACACTGAGGTGGATCAACACGTCCGGCAGCAGCTGCTCCGGCAACAGCCCCCCACTGCTG CAGCCGATGGGCTCTTGGAGAACGGTCCCATCTCAGATGCCACCAGCACCCGTGGTCTCACCGGGGCACCTGAGCCTGCACCACAGCTCCTTGGGTGCTACCAACAAGGGCCACCAGGACCCCCTCAAGATGGGGCATCCCCCTCTTGTGGCCATCCCAACCCCTTGCAGGTGCCA CACCTTGACCCACAGGTCACCTACGGGGTGGAGGGGACATCAACAGATGTCACCGGAGGTGccaccacagcagtgctggagccATCTGGTGTTGATGGGGAGCCAGGGGTCGGTGCAATGCAGATGTCATCAGGGGTGTCATCGGTGGTGGTGGCACGGCTGCAGCCGGCTCCTGGGGCACCGGGTCCGGGGATGGCACCGGCGGTGCCCAGtgtgcagccagctccagggaTGCCACCGGCTCCAGCGATGCCACCGCCAACTGGAATGCCACCAGCTCCAGGGATGCCACCACCAGCTGGCATGCCACCGCCAACTGGAATGCCACCAGCTCCAGGGATGCCACCGCCAACTGGAATGCCACCAGCTCCAGGGATGCCACCACCAGCTGGCATGCCACCGCCAACTGGAATGCCACCAGCTCCAGGGATGCCACCACCAGCTGGCATGCCACCGCCAACCGGAATGCCACCAGCTCCAGGGATGCCACCACCAGCTGGCATGCTACCAGGTCCAGGGATGCCACCACCACCCGGAATGCCAGCCGCTCTGGCAATGCCACCACCAACCGGGATGCCACCACCAACCGGGATGCCACCACCAACTGGGATGGCACCACAGTCGGTCCCCattgtgcagctgcagccagctccgGGGATGCCACCAGCCCAAGGGATGCCACCACTTCCAGTCCCCACCatgcagccacagctggtgCCAGGGATGCCACCAGCTCCAGGGATGCCACCACAGCAGGTGCCCACCATCCAGTCGCAGCTGGCTCCAGGGATGCCACCACCAGCTGGGATGCCACCACAGCCGATCCCCACCATGCAGCCACAGCCGGCCCCAGGGATGCCACCAGCTGTGGGGATACCATCAGCTCCAGAGATGCCACCAACCGTGGGGATGCCACCCCTATCTGGGttgccaccagccccaggggtGCCACCTCCATCTGGGATGCCACCAGCCCTAGGGATGCCACCAACCATGGGGACACCACAAGCCCCAGGGATGCCACCAACCATGGGGACGTTGCCAGCCCCAGGGATGCCACCAACCATGGGGACATCGCCAGCCCCAGGGATGCCACCTCCATCTGGGATGCCACCAGCCCTAGGGATACCACCAACCATGGGGACACCACAAGCCCCAGGGATGCCACCTCCATCTGGGATGCCACCAACCATGGGGACACCATCAGCCCAAGGGATGCCACCAACCATGGGGACATCGCCAGCCCCAGGGATGCCACCTCCATCTGGGATGCCACCAACCATGGGGACACCATCAGCCCAAGGGATGCCACCAACCATGGGGACATCGCCAGCCCCAGGGATGCCACCTCCATCTGGGATGCCACCAACCATGGGGACACCATCAGCCCAAGGGATGCCACCAACCATGGGGACATCGCCAGCCCCAGGGATGCCACCTCCATCTGGGATGCCACCAACCATGGGGACACCATCAGCCCAAGGGATGCCACCAACCATGGGGACATCGCCAGCCCCAGGGATGCCACCTCTGTCTGGGatgccaccagccccagggatgCCACTGCTTCCCACCCTGCCAGCAGGTCCCCCACTGGAAGACGCATCCCTGCACCCCGATCCCCCAACATCTGCCACCAACCCTCCAGATGCGGTGCCCTTCCTCCGTGTCCCCGAGGCCACCACTGTCCCCGAGCCCCCTGGTGCCAAACCTGACCGCATCCGGCAACGCCGAGCCTCCTGCCCACGTCCGGAGAGGATTCCTCGCTTCCAGCTCACCGTCCTCCAG GTCTCCTCCCCTGGGGACAACACGGTGGAGTGTCAGCTGGAGACCCACGACAGCAAGATGGTGACCTTCAAGTTCGATGCCGATGGAGACGCCCCGGAGGACATCGCTTGCTACATG GTTGAGGACAACTTCGTGCTGGAGGGTGAGCGGGAGAAGTTCGTGGAGGAGCTGAAGGCCATCGTGGCACAGGCGCGAGGGCTCCTCGGTGCCCCCCCCATGGACCCCCAG GCGGGACCTCCTGAGCAGGCGGGTGGTG GAGAAGGTGCCCCCCAATCGTCCCCCGTCGGTCGTTGGAGGTTTTGCATCAACCAGACCATCAGGAACCGGGAAGCCACTG GCCCTGGAGGACCTCCACCCAACCGACGAGCCTTGGGGACATCCAGTGGCGGCGAGGTGGATGTGATCCCAGATGTTGGTGACCCTCAAGAACCAGGGATTGTTGTCACCAGGCCCCAGGAGCCAGGTGGCCCTCAAGGACCAGGGGTGGTCATCACTGGAGCATTGGAGCAGGATGAACCTGGGGGACCAGAGATGATTGTCCCCAAACCCTGTGAGCTGGACACACCCAATGGACAAGAGACAACCGTCCCAAACCCCCCTGAGCTTGGTGTCTCTCAAGGACAGGAGAAGACCATCCCCAAGCCCTGTGACCTAGGTGTCCCTCAAGGACTGGAGATGATCGTCACCAGACCCCAAGAGCTGGATGAACCCATGGGACCAGAGATGGTTGTCCCCAAATCCCAAGACCCTGATGTCTCCCAAGGACCAGGGACAACTGTCACCAGCACTTGGAAACAGGATGGACCTGGGCAACCAGACACAACTGTCCCCAAACCTGAAGAGCCTGAGGACTACCAAGGACCAGACACCGTCATCCCTGGACACCAAGACCTGGGTCTCCCTGAAGGAGAGGGGATGACTGTCACCAGAGCTTGGGAGAAGGATGGACCTGGGGAACTGGAGACAATTGTCCCCAAACCCCAAGAGCTCGATGTCCCTCAAGGACCAGAGATGGCCATTGCCGGAGCCTGGGAGCAGGATGCACTCACAGGACCAGAG GATCCCCCAGCGGAGAGGACCCCAGGCCGCCCCACCGCTGGGGGGAGCTATTTCGCCCTGGGGTTTAACTGCCCCCGCCTCAAAAACCCTGTCAGCAAGAAGACCTGGGGGCGCAAGATCAAAAGCTGGGCCCGGCGGCtccggcagccccccccccgctgcgGGGGGACACCCCCTGCCAG gggaggcagaggaaCCGGGGGATCCCCCCCGGCGGGGGCGCTGCCAG CCGCTAACGAACCCCGAATCAAGCGACCCCCCTGA